AATAATTTCATTTTCATTACCAATGAAACAAGCCTTAATATTAAGTTTTTTTTTAATTCCATTTCTTTCGTTTTCTCAGTTAAACGGCAGCTTCACGGTAGATTGGCAGAGCAAAAAAGAAATGACTTATGGTGATTTAAAAACAACCATTCCTTACTTTTCGGGCAATAGTTTTCGATATGATACTACTAAAAAAAGCATAACATTACTCTTAAACGTTAGCGAATCGGGCAACTCAACCAACTCTTCGGTTCAGATTTCCAACGTAAATTATGAAGCAATTTCTATTAATGATCTTGGCGATTTAACAACCGAAAATATTCCCGAAAAACCAAATGAAACGTTAAAAATCGCCTCGTCAAGAGATAAAAAACAAATTTTTCTATCGCTTTCACCTATTATTAAAGACGAAATGGTTTCAAAAGAATTCGTTCTTTTCTTATTCCTCAAGCAATACTACATCAAAAAACAGCAACACTTTTTCCACACAAAAATCAAATGCCATAGTCAACTCTGTATTAGCCTCAGGAGATTGGTATCGCTTCTACGTAGAAAAATCAGGTGTATATAAAATCTCCAGATCTTTTCTGCAAAGTTTAGGGTTTGATCCCGGAAAAACAGACCCAAAAAGGATAAAATATACGGAAACGGCGGAAGAATGCTTCCTTTAGCAAATAGCACATACTACCCGGAAGACCTGACAGAAAATGCAATCCAGGTTATTGGAGAAAATGACGGCGTTTTCAACAATGAAGATTACATTCTTTTCTATGCCGAAGGAGTTGAAAACTGGAACACAGAAAGCCAGACCAATCTTAACCTATTTGACACAAAATCCTACTACTATATTACTGATGCCGGCAACGAAGGAAAAAGAATCTCTACTATAATTCAACCATCCGGCAATAGCACTCTCGAGCTAAACACGTTTGATGACTATCAATACCACGAAATCGACCAAACCAACATTGCACATTTGGGACGTCAGTGGTTTGGAGAATCATTTGACATAAATCAGGATCAGGATTTTGCCTTTACATTTCCAAATCTGGATACTTCTGTACCTGTAAAAATAGCCGTTACTGCGGCTTCAGCTGCATTTACCCCTACTTCATTTGCAGTAAGCGCAAACGGACAAAATATTGGAACTATTTCTTTCAATGCTTTAGTTTCAAGTTCCGACGTTAAGTTTTACACCGGAAAACTACCAGCAAATGCCACATTTACCGGCTCCGAAAGTGTAAAAATAAAACTAACCTATAATAACAATGGTGTTCCGGATCAAAAGGATACCTGGACTATATCAATTTAATTGCGAAAAGAAAACTACTTGGTATTGGGAAACAATTTAAATTCCAGTATGATTTAGCGGATCAACTGCTGGAATTGTAAATTACACAATTGGCAATGCAACAGCAATTTCTCAGATCTGGGATATTACGGATATATATAATGTATCAAAAATCGAAAACAACAATCAGGCTACTTTCAGCTTTAAGGCAGCATTAGGAGAAGTTAGAAAATATATTGCTCTCGATGGTTCAGATTATTTTACTCCTTTAAAAGAAAGTCTGCCAAAAGTTACTAATCAAAACTTAAAAGGAACACTTTTCAAAAACGCTCAAAATACTTTTCAGGATATCGATTATGTAATTATTACACCCAAATCTTTAATCTCACAAGCCGAAAAATTAGCTGCTTTTCATCGCAGCCATTCCAATTTAAATGTAAAAGTAATCACATCAGAAAGCATCTATCAGGAATTTTCTTCAGGAAAACAAGACATTTCAGCCATTAGAAACTGTATTAAATACATCTATCAAAATGCTTCCTCGACCGATAAACGAATTAAGTATGTAAATTTATTTGGAGATGCCTCGTTTGATTACAAAGACAGAATCTCAAACAACACCAATATTGTACCTATATATCATTCCCTAATTAGTAATACAATTGGCGAATCTTCATTTGCTTCTGATGATTTTTACGGGCTTATGGATCCAGATGAAGGAAATATAATTTCTTTTTTTGGAGGAATTGACATTGCCGTTGGAAGAATGCTGGTTTCCAGCAGTGCACAAGCTGCAGAAATGGTAAATAAAGTTCTGGAATATCACGACATTAAATCTTACGGAAACTGGAGAAACAACTTTGTCCTGGTTAGTGATGATTCTGATCAAAGTTCTGATGCCTCTTTGCAATCAAGACAAAATGCACTTGCAGATGTTATTGCGACACAAAAACCTTTTTTCAATATTGACAAAATAATTTTAGATTCCTATACACAAGAAGCATCAGCCGGTGGCTCGAGATACCCAAAAGCCAGAAGCGACTTTTTTGATGCTTTTGAAAAAGGAGCTCTTGTCTTTAACTATCTGGGACACGGAGGAGAAGATGGTTTAGCAAGCGAACGAATTTGGGAAAAATCGGATGGACAAAATTTAAACAATCAATTTAAATACCCATTATTCATTACAATTACCTGTGAGTTTTCCCGTTTTGATGACCCAACAAGACCAACTGCCGGCGAATATACTTTTTGGAATCCAAAAGGAGGTGCTATATCAATGCTCACAACAATTCGTGCCATTGGTCAGTTTAATGCCGAAAACTTCAACGATAATCTAAGCAAAAACCTTCTTTCTTACGGATCAAATCAATACACAACTATTGCTGAAGCTCTTCGAATTTCAAAAAACGAAAACCCAAGCTCATCCAGTAATGTTATTTTTTACATTGGAGATCCTGCATTAATGCTTGCCATTCCAAAACCGAGAATTAATTTAACAAAAGTAAATGATGTTGTTATATCACAACCAATCCCGGATTTAAAATCCCTTTCAAAGATTAAAATCTCAGGTGAAATTACCGATGAAAACAACACGCTTTTAAGCAATTACAACGGTGAATTGGCAACTGCAATCTTTGATAAATTAATCACAGCTACTACATTAAATAATGATGGATATAGCCCTGCAATGTCATTTAAAACTTTAGGCGAAACGATCTTTAGAGGAAATGCCTCTGTAACCAACGGTCTTTTTGAATTTAGCTTTGTTGTACCCAGAGATATTCGTATTCCCGTTGATTACGGACGAATTAGTTTTTATTCGAAGAAAAATCAGGCTTTAGAAAATCAATCCGGCTTTAATACCACTATAAAAATAGGAGGTATAAATGAAAATGCACCACAGGACAATATAAGTCCAAAAGTTAAGTTATATATGAACGATGAAACATTTGTTTCGGGTGGTATTACAAATGATTCTCCTTTCCTTTTAGCCTTTCTTGAGGACGAAAACGGAATTAATACAGCAAGCGGAATTGGGCATGATATCGTTGCTACATTAGACGGAGACGTAAGTAATCAGTACGTTTTAAACGATTATTATCAGACAAAATTAGACGATTATACAAATGGTAATTTGCGTTTTCCGCTTAGAAATTTAAAAGCAGGATTACATACCATTAGCTTTACAGCATGGGATGTTTATAACAATCCTGTAACAAGTG
The sequence above is drawn from the Flavobacterium sp. N2038 genome and encodes:
- the porU gene encoding type IX secretion system sortase PorU; translation: MWDITDIYNVSKIENNNQATFSFKAALGEVRKYIALDGSDYFTPLKESLPKVTNQNLKGTLFKNAQNTFQDIDYVIITPKSLISQAEKLAAFHRSHSNLNVKVITSESIYQEFSSGKQDISAIRNCIKYIYQNASSTDKRIKYVNLFGDASFDYKDRISNNTNIVPIYHSLISNTIGESSFASDDFYGLMDPDEGNIISFFGGIDIAVGRMLVSSSAQAAEMVNKVLEYHDIKSYGNWRNNFVLVSDDSDQSSDASLQSRQNALADVIATQKPFFNIDKIILDSYTQEASAGGSRYPKARSDFFDAFEKGALVFNYLGHGGEDGLASERIWEKSDGQNLNNQFKYPLFITITCEFSRFDDPTRPTAGEYTFWNPKGGAISMLTTIRAIGQFNAENFNDNLSKNLLSYGSNQYTTIAEALRISKNENPSSSSNVIFYIGDPALMLAIPKPRINLTKVNDVVISQPIPDLKSLSKIKISGEITDENNTLLSNYNGELATAIFDKLITATTLNNDGYSPAMSFKTLGETIFRGNASVTNGLFEFSFVVPRDIRIPVDYGRISFYSKKNQALENQSGFNTTIKIGGINENAPQDNISPKVKLYMNDETFVSGGITNDSPFLLAFLEDENGINTASGIGHDIVATLDGDVSNQYVLNDYYQTKLDDYTNGNLRFPLRNLKAGLHTISFTAWDVYNNPVTSEIQFIVVGDESLSLTHVLNYPNPFSTYTQFWFSHNRPYEPLEVQVQVMTITGKVVWTKNQIITTEGFLSREITWDGRDDFGDRIGKGVYIYKLTVKSNLTNKKAEKYEKLVIL